A single genomic interval of Alligator mississippiensis isolate rAllMis1 chromosome 15, rAllMis1, whole genome shotgun sequence harbors:
- the CDK4 gene encoding cyclin-dependent kinase 4 — translation MRPGGGERGGSARSFRPPCLAGSGPPAPPPGPRTDTDTRPVRPGPTAAWPPGPGAGMAKEVRAQYEPVAEIGVGAYGTVYKARDLQSGRFVALKNVRVPSTENGLPPSTLREVALLKRLEHFDHPNIIRLMDVCATMRTERETKVTLVFEHVDQDLKTYLDKAPAPGLPPDTIKDLMRQFLRGLDFLHSNCIVHRDLKPENILVTSGGQVKLADFGLARIYSCQMALTPVVVTLWYRAPEVLLQSTYATPVDMWSVGCIFAEMFRRKPLFCGNSETDQLGKIFDMIGLPAEDDWPRDVSLPRGAFKARGPQPVKTFVPEIEALGAQLLLELLTFSPHRRISAYDALQHSYLQDASAGEG, via the exons ATGCGTCCGgggggcggggagcggggggggTCTGCGCGGTCCTTCCGGCCGCCCTGTCTCGCTGGTTCCGGtcctccagccccgccccccggccCCCGCACCGACACGGACACCCGCCCGGTCCGGCCCGGCCCCACCGCAGCGTGGCCCCCG GGGCCGGGAGCCGGGATGGCCAAGGAGGTGCGGGCGCAGTACGAGCCGGTGGCCGAGATCGGCGTGGGCGCCTACGGCACCGTGTACAAGGCGCGGGACCTGCAGAGCGGGCGCTTCGTGGCGCTGAAGAACGTGCGGGTGCCCAGCACCGAGAACGGGCTGCCGCCCTCCACCCTGCGCGAGGTGGCGCTGCTCAAGCGCCTCGAGCACTTCGACCACCCCAACATCATCCG gctGATGGACGTGTGCGCCACCATGCGCACGGAGCGCGAGACTAAGGTGACGCTGGTCTTCGAGCACGTGGACCAGGACCTGAAAACCTACCTGGACAAGGCCCCGGCCCCCGGGCTGCCCCCCGACACCATCAAG GACCTGATGCGGCAATTCCTGCGGGGCCTGGACTTCCTGCACTCCAACTGCATCGTGCATCGCGACCTGAAGCCCGAGAACATCCTGGTGACCAGCGGCGGGCAGGTGAAGCTGGCCGACTTCGGGCTGGCCCGCATCTACAGCTGCCAGATGGCCCTGACACCCGTg GTGGTGACCCTGTGGTACCGGGCGCCCGAGGTCTTGCTGCAGTCGACCTATGCCACCCCCGTGGACATGTGGAGCGTGGGCTGCATCTTCGCGGAGATGTTCCGGCGCaa GCCTCTCTTCTGTGGCAACTCTGAGACCGACCAGCTGGGCAAGATCTTCGA CATGATTGGGCTCCCGGCGGAGGACGACTGGCCCCGAGACGTGTCCCTGCCCCGTGGTGCCTTCAAGGCCCGTGGCCCCCAGCCTGTCAAGACCTTCGTGCCTGAGATAgaggccctgggtgcccagctgctgttg gagctgctgaCCTTCAGCCCCCACAGGCGGATCTCGGCCTATGATGCCCTGCAGCACTCGTACCTCCAGGATGCCAGTGCAGGAGAGGGgtag
- the TSPAN31 gene encoding tetraspanin-31, giving the protein MGCGGFACTRNALCALNVVYVLVGLLLIGVAAWGKGFDIVSSIRIIGGVLAVGIFLLLIAVVGLVGAVHHHQVLLFFYMIILGLVFIFQFGISCSCLALNRSRQESLFNTTWHLLSNQTRQSVEESLDCCGLFNNTRDPDTLCTFQTDLSLCHAKCVGSREQGVVCLTCGEKMLKHSDEALKILGGVGLFFSFTEILGVWLAMRYRNQKDPRANPSAFL; this is encoded by the exons ATGGGGTGCGGCGGCTTCGCCTGCACGCGCAACGCGCTCTGCGCGCTCAACGTCGTCTACGTG ctggtggggctgctgctgattGGTGTGGCCGCCTGGGGCAAGGGCTTTGACATTGTCTCCAGCATTCGCATCATCGGCGGCGTCCTTGCTGTGGGCATCTTCCTGCTGCTTATTGCTGTCGTGGGCCTAGTCGGTGCCGTCCACCACCATCAGGTCCTGCTCTTCTTC TACATGATCATCCTGGGCCTCGTCTTCATCTTCCAGTTTGGCATCTCCTGCTCGTGCCTGGCACTGAACCGGAGCCGGCAG GAGAGCCTCTTCAACACCACTTGGCACCTGCTGAGCAACCAGACACGGCAGAGTGTGGAGGAAAGCTTGGACTGCTGCGGGCTCTTCAACAACACCAGGGACCCAGACACCCTCTGCACTTTCCAGACTGATCTCAGCCTCTGCCACGCA AAATGTGTCGGCTCTCGGGAGCAGGGTGTTGTCTGCCTCACCTGTGGGGAGAAGATGCTCAAACACTCGGACGAGGCCCTCAAGATCTTGGGGGGTGTTGGGCTCTTCTTCAGCTTCACGGAG ATCCTGGGTGTGTGGCTTGCCATGCGGTACCGCAACCAGAAGGACCCCCGAGCCAACCCCAGCGCCTTCTTGTAG
- the MARCHF9 gene encoding E3 ubiquitin-protein ligase MARCHF9, with amino-acid sequence MFKYRIRLFFNELKLLVLMRRGRPEPEPGRRGCGWGPFSGCAAPRDDEVEYYGEPRPRSLAPGDKDPPPGPPAAQPPAAALDAVSLSSSLDSGARTPQCRICFQGPEQGELLSPCRCAGSVRCTHQPCLIRWISERGSWSCELCYFKYQVLAISTKNPLQWQAISLTVIEKVQIAAIILGSLFLIASISWLVWSSLSPSAKWQRQDLLFQICYGMYGFMDIVCIGLIIHEGSSVYRIFKRWQAVNQQWKVLNYDKAKDLGEPAGGTAKAGGRLARTERNPRRGQRVRTILNHHCGYTILHILSHLRPSEHRGSSGAGREVVMRVTTV; translated from the exons atGTTCAAGTACCGGATCCGCCTGTTCTTCAACGAGCTGAAGCTGCTGGTGCTGATGCGGCGCGGGCGGCCGGAGCCCGAGCCGGGCCGGCGGGGCTGCGGCTGGGGGCCCTTCTCCGGCTGCGCCGCGCCGCGGGACGACGAGGTGGAGTACTACGGCGAGCCCCGGCCCCGCAGCCTGGCCCCGGGCGACAAGGACCCGCCGCCCGGCCCCCCCGCGGCCCAGCCGCCCGCGGCCGCCCTGGACGCCGTGTccctcagcagcagcctggaCAGCGGGGCACGGACCCCGCAGTGCCGCATCTGCTTCCAGGGGCCCGAGCAG GGGGAGCTGCTGAGCCCGTGCCGGTGCGCCGGGTCCGTGCGCTGCACGCACCAGCCCTGCCTCATCCGCTGGATCAGCGAGAGGGGCTCGTGGAGCTGCGAGCTCTGCTACTTCAAGTACCAGGTCCTCGCCATCAGCACCAAGAACCCGCTGCAG TGGCAGGCCATCTCCCTGACGGTCATTGAGAAGGTGCAGATCGCCGCCATCATCCTAGGCTCCCTCTTCCTCATCGCCAGCATTTCCTGGCTCGTCTGGTCCTCGCTCAGCCCCTCGGCCAAGTGGCAGCGGCAGGACCTGCTCTTCCAGATCTGCTACGGCATGTACGGCTTCATGGACATTGTCTGCATAG GTTTGATCATTCACGAGGGCTCCTCGGTGTATCGAATATTCAAGCGCTGGCAGGCGGTGAACCAGCAGTGGAAGGTGCTGAACTATGACAAGGCCAAGGACCTTGGGGAGCCCGCGGGCGGAACGGCCAAGGCCGGGGGCAGGCTGGCACGGACGGAGAGGAACCCCCGGAGGGGCCAGCGGGTTAGGACGATCTTGAACCATCACTGTGGCTACACCATCCTGCACATCCTCAGCCACCTGCGGCCCAGCGAGCACCGCGGCAGCTCCGGCGCCGGCCGCGAGGTGGTCATGAGAGTCACGACGGTATAA